The Providencia rettgeri genome includes a window with the following:
- the upp gene encoding Uracil phosphoribosyltransferase, with amino-acid sequence MKIVEVKHPLVKHKLGLMRDHDISTKRFRELASEVGSLLTYEATADLETEKVTIDGWCGPVEIEQIKGKKITVVPILRAGIGMMNGVLDSIPSARISVVGVYRDEETLQPVPYFQKLASNIEERMALVVDPMLATGGSMIATIDLLKNAGCTSIKILVLVAAPEGLKALEAAHPDVELYTASIDEYLNEEGYIVPGLGDAGDKIFGTK; translated from the coding sequence ATGAAGATCGTTGAGGTAAAACACCCTCTCGTTAAACATAAACTCGGCCTGATGCGAGATCATGATATAAGCACAAAGCGCTTTCGTGAACTGGCCTCAGAGGTTGGTAGCCTACTGACTTATGAAGCAACTGCTGACCTTGAAACTGAAAAAGTGACTATCGATGGTTGGTGTGGTCCTGTAGAAATAGAACAAATTAAAGGTAAGAAAATCACTGTAGTACCAATTCTTCGTGCGGGTATTGGTATGATGAACGGTGTATTAGATAGCATTCCAAGTGCACGTATCAGTGTGGTAGGTGTTTATCGTGATGAAGAAACACTGCAGCCTGTCCCTTATTTCCAAAAACTCGCCTCTAACATTGAAGAACGTATGGCATTAGTGGTCGACCCAATGTTAGCGACGGGTGGCTCAATGATTGCTACCATTGATTTATTAAAAAATGCGGGTTGTACCTCGATTAAAATCTTAGTTCTTGTTGCAGCGCCTGAAGGTTTAAAAGCGTTGGAAGCTGCGCATCCAGATGTTGAATTATATACCGCTTCAATTGATGAGTATTTAAATGAAGAGGGATATATCGTTCCGGGTCTCGGTGATGCGGGCGACAAGATATTTGGTACTAAATAA
- the yggG_1 gene encoding Uncharacterized metalloprotease yggG — MKKNLKYPLLAFMIAALMNGAVLPAYSAIEDTLPDIGTTAGGTLSINQEIIMGDAITRQIRASTPLIYDPLLTQYVNKLGMRLVKNADSVKTPFKFYLVNNPNINAYAYFGGNVVLHSALFRYSQNESQLASVMAHEISHVTQRHLARMMEDQKSTTPLAIAGTIGSLLLVMANPQAGFAALTGTMAGVQQGMISFTQANEQEADRIGLQTLRRSGFDPHAMADFMQTMSDQTRYMSKPPEILLTHPLPDSRLADARNRSNQYPKVSVPSSLDFMLARVRILAMYSTEQKHALDQIIENYGKGSAQEQIAAQYGKALLLSQDKKYAEAGKILTELLAKQPDNPWFIDSMTDVDIEQHQVSRAVSRLQNALKKSPKNTVFIVNLANALINNHQYKEATTLLNKYTFDYPDDPIGWDLLAEASAKQGKRTEELAAYAEGMALRGNYDTAINYLSDASRQSRLGSYEQQRYDARIDALRKLQLRDKNAKP; from the coding sequence ATGAAGAAAAATTTAAAATATCCATTATTGGCTTTCATGATCGCTGCGCTAATGAACGGTGCAGTTTTACCTGCTTATAGTGCAATTGAAGATACCTTACCCGATATAGGAACCACAGCAGGAGGCACACTTAGCATCAACCAAGAAATTATTATGGGAGATGCTATTACACGCCAAATACGTGCCAGCACCCCTCTTATTTATGACCCATTGTTAACCCAATATGTTAACAAACTTGGCATGCGGTTAGTGAAAAATGCCGACTCAGTTAAAACACCGTTTAAGTTCTATTTAGTCAACAACCCCAATATTAACGCATACGCCTATTTTGGGGGTAATGTAGTGCTACACTCCGCATTGTTCCGATACAGCCAGAATGAAAGTCAACTAGCATCCGTCATGGCGCACGAAATATCCCACGTTACGCAAAGGCACCTTGCGCGAATGATGGAAGACCAAAAAAGCACCACTCCTCTCGCGATTGCAGGGACGATTGGTTCTTTGCTGTTAGTGATGGCGAATCCTCAAGCCGGTTTTGCCGCTTTAACAGGCACAATGGCAGGGGTTCAGCAAGGTATGATCAGCTTTACCCAAGCCAATGAACAAGAGGCTGACCGTATTGGTTTACAGACATTAAGGCGCTCTGGCTTTGACCCGCATGCGATGGCTGATTTTATGCAAACAATGTCAGACCAAACTCGCTATATGTCAAAGCCCCCTGAAATTCTATTAACGCACCCCTTGCCGGATAGCCGTTTAGCTGATGCCAGAAACCGATCGAACCAATACCCTAAAGTGAGTGTGCCATCATCACTGGACTTTATGTTAGCCCGAGTTCGTATTTTAGCTATGTATAGTACCGAGCAAAAACATGCTTTAGACCAAATCATTGAAAACTATGGTAAAGGTTCTGCACAAGAACAAATTGCAGCGCAATACGGTAAAGCGCTACTGCTTTCTCAAGACAAAAAGTACGCAGAAGCAGGAAAAATCCTGACAGAGCTATTAGCGAAACAACCCGATAACCCTTGGTTTATCGATAGCATGACTGATGTCGACATTGAACAACATCAAGTCTCTAGAGCAGTCTCTCGTTTACAGAATGCTTTGAAAAAATCACCGAAAAATACCGTATTTATTGTCAACCTAGCTAACGCATTAATTAATAATCATCAATATAAAGAAGCAACAACCTTGCTGAATAAATATACGTTTGATTACCCTGATGACCCGATTGGTTGGGATTTACTGGCAGAAGCGTCCGCAAAACAAGGTAAGCGTACCGAAGAACTTGCTGCCTACGCAGAAGGGATGGCGTTACGGGGTAACTATGACACTGCAATTAATTATCTCAGCGATGCTAGCCGTCAAAGCCGTTTAGGCAGTTACGAACAGCAGCGTTATGACGCTCGCATTGATGCGCTTAGAAAACTACAATTACGTGACAAAAATGCAAAACCGTAA
- the bcp gene encoding Putative peroxiredoxin bcp, whose protein sequence is MNPLKAGDKAPHFSLPDQDGELINLSDYQGQRVLVYFYPKAMTPGCTVQACGLRDEMDTLKAKGVEVLGISTDKPEKLSRFAEKEMLNFTLLSDEDHQVCEQFGVWGEKQFMGKTYDGIHRISFLIDPTGKIEYVFDNFKTSNHHEIVLDYINTHA, encoded by the coding sequence ATGAACCCATTGAAAGCCGGTGATAAGGCGCCTCACTTTAGCCTTCCTGACCAAGATGGTGAGCTCATCAATCTTTCTGATTATCAGGGTCAGCGCGTATTAGTTTACTTTTATCCTAAAGCGATGACTCCTGGCTGTACTGTTCAAGCGTGTGGTCTACGTGATGAAATGGATACACTTAAAGCGAAAGGTGTCGAAGTATTAGGTATTAGCACAGACAAACCAGAGAAACTATCTCGTTTCGCTGAAAAAGAGATGTTGAACTTCACTTTGTTATCAGATGAAGACCACCAAGTATGTGAGCAATTTGGGGTTTGGGGTGAAAAACAATTCATGGGGAAAACCTATGATGGGATTCATCGCATTAGCTTCCTTATTGACCCTACTGGGAAAATAGAGTACGTCTTTGATAATTTTAAAACCAGTAACCACCACGAAATCGTGCTTGATTACATCAATACACACGCTTAA
- the tqsA gene encoding Transport of quorum-sensing signal protein, with translation MLELFLQWYRRRFADPQAIALFTLLVSGFVIIFFFSSILAPLLAAIALAYLLEWPTNLLQRIGLSRSVAVGIILTLFAGISAMVILIIAPTAWQQGINLMADLPNMVNRFNEFAQKLPEQYPALVDVGIIDMMADNLRSRMSGIADSVVKASVASLIGIFTLAVYLVLVPLMTFFLLKDKERISKSFLKLLPKNRLLVGKVWVEMNEQITNYLRGKVTEMVIVGVATYLCFAYFDLRYSVLLSVLVGVAVLIPYIGAVAATIPVVIVALFQYGIGSEFWYLMLFYLVIQGLDSNVVVPLLFSEAVNLHPLVIILSVVVFGGLWGFWGVFFAIPLATLIKAVIHVWPEEPTESTN, from the coding sequence ATGCTGGAATTGTTTTTACAGTGGTATCGTCGGCGTTTTGCTGACCCACAAGCCATAGCCCTTTTTACATTACTCGTATCAGGGTTTGTGATCATCTTCTTTTTCAGCAGTATACTGGCTCCATTGCTGGCGGCAATTGCTTTAGCTTATTTGCTTGAATGGCCAACCAATTTATTGCAACGCATAGGGTTATCCCGTTCAGTTGCTGTCGGTATTATTTTGACCTTATTCGCCGGAATAAGTGCAATGGTTATTTTAATTATTGCACCAACCGCATGGCAGCAAGGGATTAATTTGATGGCCGATCTGCCAAATATGGTTAACCGTTTCAATGAATTTGCACAAAAACTGCCAGAGCAATATCCAGCACTAGTGGATGTAGGCATTATCGATATGATGGCAGATAACCTGCGTAGCCGTATGTCGGGTATTGCAGACTCTGTGGTTAAAGCGTCAGTTGCTTCATTAATAGGTATTTTTACTTTAGCAGTTTACTTAGTTCTAGTGCCGTTGATGACATTCTTTCTTTTAAAAGATAAAGAGCGTATTAGCAAAAGCTTCCTCAAGCTGTTACCGAAAAATCGTTTGTTAGTGGGTAAAGTTTGGGTCGAAATGAATGAACAAATCACCAATTATTTGCGAGGAAAAGTTACTGAAATGGTGATTGTTGGGGTGGCAACATATTTATGTTTTGCTTACTTTGACTTGCGCTATTCCGTATTGCTGTCGGTTCTTGTCGGGGTAGCGGTATTAATCCCTTACATTGGTGCGGTCGCAGCCACGATCCCCGTGGTTATTGTTGCGCTCTTTCAGTACGGTATTGGTAGTGAATTTTGGTACTTAATGTTGTTTTATTTAGTTATTCAAGGTTTGGATAGCAACGTTGTGGTGCCTTTATTGTTTTCTGAAGCCGTGAATTTACATCCACTAGTGATTATTTTATCTGTTGTGGTGTTTGGTGGGTTATGGGGCTTTTGGGGCGTGTTTTTTGCAATACCTTTAGCAACACTGATTAAAGCGGTTATTCATGTCTGGCCGGAAGAGCCAACGGAGTCAACGAACTAG
- the ppk gene encoding Polyphosphate kinase: MSQERLYHEKELSWLSFNERVLQEAADKRNPLIERMRFLGIYSNNLDEFYKVRFADVKRRILINEERGSASGARHLLKRIQSRVAKQEQEFDILYNDLLLEMARNQIFLINERQISPRQQIWLRQYFRQNLRQHITPILINPDTNLVEFLKDDYTYLAVEIINGNQTQYALLEIPSDKVPRFVNLPPEMPKRRKSMILIDNILRYTLDEIFKGFFDYDKLNAYSMKMTRDAEYDIATEMESSLLEIMSSTLKQRLTAEPVRFVYQRDMPDEMVALLREKLGLSSDDSVIAGGRYHNFKDFINFPNEGNKNLLNKPLPRLRHRWFDNFRNGFDAIRERDVLLYYPYYTFEHTLELLRQASFDPNVLSIKINIYRVAKDSRIIDSVIHAAHNGKKVTVVVELQARFDEAANIHWAKRLTEAGVHVIFSAPGLKIHAKLFIISRMEEGQIVRYAHIGTGNFNEKTARLYTDYSLLTANELITNEVRRVFSFIENPYRPVTFDNLMVSPQNTRIRLMALIDQEIENALAERPSGITLKINNLVDKELTDKLYDASNAGVKIRLLVRGMCSLVAGQVGYSENIQVTSIVDRFLEHDRVYVFTNAGDEKVFISSADWMTRNIDYRIEVAVSLVDPHLKQRVLDILELQFSDTVKARYVDKDLSNHYVPRGNKRKIQAQLAVYDYLKSIETPDTRA; encoded by the coding sequence ATGTCCCAAGAACGTCTCTATCATGAAAAAGAGTTAAGCTGGCTGTCTTTTAACGAGCGTGTTTTACAAGAAGCAGCCGACAAGCGTAACCCTCTTATTGAGCGAATGCGTTTTTTGGGAATTTATTCCAATAATCTAGACGAGTTTTATAAAGTCCGCTTCGCCGACGTTAAACGCCGTATTTTAATTAATGAAGAACGCGGCTCGGCAAGCGGTGCTCGCCACTTGTTAAAGAGAATTCAGTCAAGAGTTGCCAAACAAGAACAAGAATTCGACATTCTCTATAATGACTTATTATTGGAAATGGCGCGCAATCAAATATTCTTGATTAACGAACGTCAAATTTCGCCTCGCCAACAGATATGGTTACGTCAGTATTTCCGCCAGAATCTGCGCCAGCATATTACGCCAATATTAATTAATCCTGATACCAATCTCGTTGAATTTCTAAAAGATGACTACACTTATCTTGCAGTTGAAATCATCAATGGCAATCAGACTCAATATGCACTATTGGAAATTCCATCCGATAAAGTCCCGCGATTTGTTAACCTGCCTCCAGAAATGCCAAAGCGTCGCAAGTCAATGATCCTAATTGATAATATCCTTCGCTATACGCTCGATGAAATTTTCAAAGGTTTTTTTGATTACGATAAGCTCAATGCCTATTCGATGAAAATGACGCGTGATGCAGAGTACGACATCGCAACAGAGATGGAATCGAGCTTGCTCGAAATAATGTCATCTACATTAAAACAACGTTTAACCGCAGAACCCGTCCGTTTTGTCTATCAGCGTGATATGCCTGACGAAATGGTTGCTCTTTTACGTGAAAAACTGGGGCTATCCAGCGATGACTCCGTGATTGCCGGTGGCCGCTACCACAATTTTAAAGACTTTATTAATTTCCCTAATGAAGGAAATAAAAACCTATTAAACAAGCCATTACCAAGGCTGCGTCACCGCTGGTTTGATAACTTCCGTAACGGTTTCGATGCCATTCGCGAGCGCGATGTACTGTTATATTATCCCTACTATACCTTTGAACATACTTTAGAATTATTGCGCCAAGCGTCTTTTGACCCGAATGTATTATCGATTAAAATTAATATTTACCGTGTCGCGAAAGACTCACGCATTATCGATTCTGTCATTCATGCCGCTCATAATGGAAAAAAAGTCACAGTGGTCGTTGAGTTACAAGCACGATTTGATGAGGCCGCTAATATTCATTGGGCAAAACGATTAACTGAAGCGGGCGTGCATGTTATTTTCTCCGCGCCCGGGCTTAAAATCCATGCAAAATTATTTATTATCTCACGCATGGAAGAAGGCCAAATCGTGCGTTATGCCCATATCGGTACGGGAAATTTTAACGAAAAAACCGCTCGGCTTTATACTGATTACTCCCTACTCACTGCAAATGAACTGATCACCAACGAAGTTCGTCGGGTATTTAGTTTTATTGAAAATCCTTATCGCCCAGTGACTTTCGATAATCTAATGGTGTCACCACAAAATACACGTATTCGTTTGATGGCCTTAATTGACCAAGAAATCGAAAATGCGCTCGCTGAACGGCCCAGTGGCATTACATTAAAAATTAACAACTTAGTCGACAAAGAATTGACTGACAAACTGTACGATGCCTCCAATGCAGGTGTCAAAATTCGTTTATTAGTCAGAGGGATGTGCTCTTTAGTCGCCGGCCAAGTCGGCTACAGTGAAAATATTCAGGTAACCAGTATTGTTGACCGCTTTCTTGAACATGACCGTGTTTATGTTTTCACCAATGCGGGGGACGAAAAAGTCTTTATTTCTTCTGCTGACTGGATGACCCGCAACATTGATTACCGCATTGAAGTCGCCGTTAGCTTAGTCGACCCGCATTTAAAACAACGGGTATTGGATATTTTAGAGTTGCAATTTAGCGATACTGTTAAAGCACGTTATGTTGACAAAGATTTAAGTAATCATTATGTTCCCCGCGGAAATAAACGTAAAATTCAGGCCCAGCTTGCTGTGTATGATTATTTAAAATCAATCGAAACACCGGATACAAGAGCTTAA
- the purN gene encoding Phosphoribosylglycinamide formyltransferase produces MKKIVVLISGSGSNLQSLIDSCRTGAIGAHIVAVISNQANAYGLVRAQQAGIPACFLDAKQYTDRQAYDAALLAQVDQYQPDLVVLAGFMRILSAQFVNHFAGKLLNIHPSLLPKYPGLHTHRKALENGDKEHGTSVHFVTEELDGGPVILQAKVPIFEQDNEDDIIERVKAQEHTIYPLVVEWFISGRLTMQKGNAVLDNRILPQQGYANE; encoded by the coding sequence ATGAAAAAAATTGTTGTCCTCATTTCTGGCAGCGGTAGTAATTTGCAATCATTAATTGATAGCTGCCGCACTGGGGCAATTGGCGCTCACATTGTTGCTGTCATTAGCAACCAAGCCAATGCTTATGGGCTTGTTCGGGCACAACAGGCTGGAATACCAGCCTGTTTTTTAGATGCCAAACAGTATACTGACCGCCAAGCATATGATGCTGCATTACTCGCACAAGTCGACCAATATCAGCCTGATTTAGTCGTATTAGCGGGTTTTATGCGTATCTTATCAGCCCAATTCGTCAACCACTTTGCGGGTAAATTACTCAATATCCATCCTTCTTTGTTACCGAAATACCCCGGTTTACACACGCATCGTAAAGCGCTAGAAAATGGGGATAAAGAACATGGCACATCCGTTCATTTCGTTACCGAAGAACTGGATGGCGGGCCAGTTATTTTGCAAGCTAAAGTGCCTATCTTTGAACAGGATAACGAAGACGATATTATCGAGCGGGTAAAAGCCCAAGAACATACGATTTACCCATTAGTTGTTGAGTGGTTCATTAGTGGCCGATTAACAATGCAAAAAGGTAACGCTGTGTTAGATAACCGAATTTTACCGCAACAAGGTTACGCTAACGAATAA
- the uraA gene encoding Uracil transporter has protein sequence MTRRTISVEERPPLLQTIPLSLQHLFAMFGATVIVPILFGVNPATILLFNGIGTLLYLFICKGQIPAYLGSSFAFISPVLILLPLGYELALGGFIICGVLFCIVALIVKVAGRGWINVMFPPAAMGAIVAVIGLELAQTAAGMAGLLPKDGAVVDSNTLIISLTTLSVTILCAVVFRGFLSIIPILIGFLAGYALSYFMGIVDFTPVIEAPWFAIPTFYTPRFEWFAILTILPAALVVIAEHVGHLVVTANIVERDLMKSPGLHRSMFANGFSTVISGFFGSTPNTTYGENIGVMAITKVYSTWVIGGAAIIAILLSCVGKLAAAIQLVPVPVMGGVSLLLYGVIGASGIRVLIDSKVDYNKPQNLILTSVILIIGVSGAVIHIGQAELKGMALATIVGIFMALLFRFITFVRPEKQFVTSEVQELDSNKK, from the coding sequence ATGACACGTCGCACCATCAGTGTTGAAGAAAGACCACCATTATTACAAACTATACCACTGAGCCTTCAACACCTATTTGCTATGTTTGGCGCAACCGTTATCGTACCGATTCTGTTTGGTGTAAACCCCGCTACAATTTTGCTGTTTAATGGGATCGGAACGCTGCTGTATCTGTTTATTTGTAAAGGGCAAATTCCTGCTTATTTAGGCTCAAGTTTTGCATTTATTTCCCCAGTGCTGATTTTATTACCATTAGGTTATGAGCTGGCACTTGGCGGCTTCATTATCTGTGGCGTGCTGTTCTGTATTGTTGCACTGATTGTTAAAGTTGCAGGAAGAGGGTGGATAAACGTCATGTTCCCCCCAGCAGCAATGGGGGCAATCGTAGCCGTAATTGGTTTAGAATTAGCTCAAACGGCTGCAGGTATGGCTGGGCTATTACCTAAAGATGGCGCAGTGGTTGATTCGAACACGTTAATTATTTCCCTGACCACGTTGTCAGTCACTATTCTCTGCGCGGTCGTTTTCCGTGGGTTTTTATCTATTATTCCAATTTTGATTGGCTTTTTAGCGGGTTATGCATTGTCCTATTTTATGGGTATTGTGGACTTTACCCCGGTTATTGAAGCGCCGTGGTTTGCTATTCCTACATTTTATACTCCACGCTTCGAATGGTTTGCTATTTTAACTATTTTGCCCGCTGCATTAGTGGTTATCGCTGAGCACGTAGGGCACTTGGTCGTCACTGCGAATATTGTTGAACGTGACTTAATGAAATCACCAGGTTTACATCGTTCAATGTTTGCTAATGGGTTTTCTACGGTGATTTCCGGTTTCTTTGGCTCGACACCAAATACGACTTATGGTGAAAACATTGGGGTCATGGCTATTACCAAGGTATACAGCACTTGGGTAATTGGCGGAGCCGCAATTATTGCTATTTTATTATCTTGTGTTGGTAAATTAGCGGCTGCTATCCAATTAGTACCAGTTCCTGTGATGGGCGGGGTTTCACTCTTATTGTACGGGGTAATTGGTGCATCAGGTATTCGAGTGTTGATTGATTCAAAAGTCGATTATAACAAGCCACAAAATTTGATTTTAACCTCAGTGATTTTAATTATTGGTGTGAGCGGAGCCGTTATCCATATTGGTCAAGCTGAACTCAAAGGTATGGCGCTAGCAACAATAGTTGGGATCTTTATGGCATTATTATTCCGTTTTATAACGTTTGTTAGGCCTGAAAAGCAGTTTGTGACATCTGAAGTCCAAGAGCTTGATAGCAATAAAAAATAA
- the yfgD gene encoding arsenate reductase, with amino-acid sequence MTDSMKIYHNPRCSKSRETLALLTDKGISPTVVEYLKTPPTVAEIKKLLKMLGFKDARQLMRTKEELYKELNLNDDSLTQDQLIKAMHENPKLIERPIVVNGDKARLGRPPEQVCEIL; translated from the coding sequence ATGACGGATTCGATGAAGATTTACCACAACCCACGCTGTTCTAAAAGCCGTGAAACCTTAGCCCTTTTAACTGATAAGGGTATCTCCCCCACGGTGGTCGAGTATTTAAAAACGCCCCCAACGGTCGCTGAAATCAAAAAACTCCTTAAAATGTTAGGCTTTAAAGATGCTCGTCAATTAATGCGCACCAAAGAAGAGTTGTATAAGGAATTGAATTTAAACGATGACAGCTTAACTCAGGATCAACTCATTAAAGCAATGCATGAAAATCCTAAATTGATTGAACGCCCTATCGTTGTTAATGGTGATAAAGCACGTTTAGGTCGTCCGCCTGAGCAGGTTTGTGAAATCTTATAA
- the speG_2 gene encoding Spermidine N(1)-acetyltransferase — MTTGQVHPFRLRPLEREDLAFIHQLDNNASVMRYWFEEPYEAFVELSDLYDKHIHDQSERRFIVENDSEKVGLVELVEIDYVHRRSEFQIIIAPSHQGHGYASRAAKLAMDYAFSVLNLYKLYLIVDKENVKAIHIYNKLGFHTEGELIDEFFVNGRYHTAIRMCIFQQQYFTMKQQSANPESVITQDKAIKQHI; from the coding sequence ATGACAACCGGGCAAGTTCATCCGTTTAGGTTGCGCCCACTTGAACGTGAAGATTTAGCATTTATTCACCAGCTTGATAACAATGCCAGTGTTATGCGTTATTGGTTTGAAGAACCTTATGAAGCTTTCGTTGAATTAAGCGATCTTTACGATAAACATATTCATGACCAGTCTGAACGCCGCTTTATCGTTGAAAATGACAGTGAGAAAGTTGGCTTAGTCGAATTGGTAGAAATTGATTATGTTCACCGACGCTCTGAGTTTCAAATTATCATTGCACCGAGCCATCAAGGCCATGGCTATGCGAGTCGCGCTGCGAAATTAGCAATGGACTACGCGTTTTCCGTACTAAACTTATATAAACTTTATCTTATTGTTGATAAAGAAAATGTTAAAGCTATCCATATTTATAATAAACTAGGCTTCCATACTGAAGGCGAACTGATCGACGAATTCTTTGTCAATGGTCGCTATCACACCGCTATCCGTATGTGTATTTTTCAGCAACAATATTTTACGATGAAGCAACAATCTGCTAATCCAGAAAGTGTTATTACCCAAGATAAAGCAATTAAACAACACATTTAG
- the hda gene encoding DnaA-homolog protein hda — translation MLSAIQSAINQPHGSYIYYWSREGGGKSHLLHAACAELSEQGIAVGYVPLDKRAYFVPEVLDGMEHLSLVCIDNIQCIAGDEEWEMAIFNLYNRILEIGRTCLLITGDRPPRQIELKLPDLASRLDWGQIYKLHPLSDEDKIWALQLRARIRGFELPEDVCRFVLKRLDRKMGTLFDILNKLDHASIVAQRKLTIPFVKDILKL, via the coding sequence TTGCTGTCTGCTATTCAGTCTGCTATTAATCAACCCCATGGCAGTTATATCTATTATTGGTCGCGTGAAGGCGGCGGGAAAAGCCATTTACTGCACGCAGCTTGTGCAGAGCTGTCTGAACAAGGCATTGCAGTCGGTTATGTTCCTTTGGATAAACGTGCGTATTTTGTTCCTGAAGTACTAGACGGTATGGAACATTTATCACTCGTTTGTATTGATAATATTCAGTGCATCGCGGGTGATGAAGAGTGGGAAATGGCGATTTTCAATTTGTATAACCGTATTTTGGAAATTGGTCGCACTTGTCTATTAATTACTGGGGACAGGCCTCCTCGGCAAATCGAACTGAAATTACCCGATTTAGCCTCTCGCCTTGATTGGGGGCAAATTTATAAACTGCACCCACTGAGTGACGAAGATAAGATTTGGGCACTGCAATTACGCGCTCGTATTCGTGGTTTTGAATTACCGGAAGATGTTTGTCGTTTCGTATTAAAACGTCTAGATAGAAAAATGGGAACGTTGTTTGATATCTTAAACAAACTTGACCACGCATCAATTGTCGCTCAGCGAAAATTAACGATTCCTTTCGTAAAAGATATTTTAAAACTCTAG
- the purM gene encoding Phosphoribosylformylglycinamidine cyclo-ligase has protein sequence MTDKTSLSYKDAGVDIDAGNALVERIKGVVKETRRPEVMGGLGGFGALCSLPQKYREPVLVSGTDGVGTKLRLAMDLKRHDSIGIDLVAMCVNDLIVQGAEPLFFLDYYATGKLDVDTAASVITGIAEGCKQSGCALVGGETAEMPGMYHGEDYDVAGFCVGVVERSEIIDGSKVSAGDALIALASSGPHSNGYSLVRKILEVSQTNPEETQLDGKPLADHLLEPTRIYVKNVLELIANSDIHAIAHITGGGFWENIPRVLPDNTQAIIDGSSWQWPAVFNWLQQAGDVSTHEMYRTFNCGVGIIIALPQQEVENALVLLNKLGENAWQIGTIGALPAGEEQVVIR, from the coding sequence GTGACTGATAAAACCTCTCTCAGCTATAAAGATGCCGGTGTTGATATTGATGCGGGTAACGCCTTGGTTGAACGTATTAAAGGTGTCGTAAAAGAAACCCGCCGCCCAGAAGTCATGGGAGGTCTTGGGGGATTCGGTGCATTATGTTCCCTACCGCAGAAATACCGTGAGCCTGTTTTAGTTTCAGGCACTGACGGTGTCGGTACCAAATTACGCTTAGCAATGGATTTAAAACGTCATGACTCCATTGGGATTGACCTTGTGGCTATGTGTGTCAATGACTTGATTGTTCAAGGCGCAGAGCCTCTGTTCTTCCTTGATTATTACGCGACCGGTAAACTAGATGTCGATACCGCGGCGAGTGTGATTACGGGTATTGCAGAAGGTTGTAAACAGTCAGGTTGTGCGTTAGTAGGTGGTGAAACCGCGGAAATGCCGGGAATGTACCATGGTGAAGACTACGATGTGGCTGGTTTCTGTGTGGGTGTTGTTGAACGCTCAGAAATCATCGATGGTAGCAAAGTGAGTGCTGGAGACGCCTTAATTGCTTTAGCCTCTAGCGGCCCGCATTCAAATGGTTACTCGCTGGTTCGCAAGATCCTCGAAGTGAGCCAAACCAACCCAGAAGAAACTCAATTAGATGGGAAGCCTTTAGCTGACCACTTATTAGAACCAACACGCATTTACGTTAAAAATGTATTAGAGCTGATCGCAAACAGCGATATCCATGCAATTGCCCACATTACTGGTGGTGGTTTCTGGGAAAATATTCCTCGCGTACTGCCTGACAACACACAAGCAATTATTGACGGTAGCAGCTGGCAATGGCCTGCTGTCTTTAACTGGCTGCAGCAAGCTGGTGATGTGAGCACTCATGAAATGTACCGTACCTTCAACTGTGGTGTGGGGATTATTATTGCTCTACCACAACAGGAAGTTGAAAATGCACTTGTTCTGTTGAACAAGCTTGGCGAAAACGCATGGCAAATCGGTACAATTGGCGCATTACCAGCGGGTGAAGAGCAGGTTGTGATCCGCTAA